The Brassica napus cultivar Da-Ae chromosome C7, Da-Ae, whole genome shotgun sequence genomic interval GAAATGAAAGGGTACCGAAGAACTTCGGATCTGTACCCGTGAAGCTTCTAGATCTGACGCCGGTTTGAAGAATAGGAGCAACCCGCGGTGGTTTGTGGGAATCAAGTCTCACCGGACACGAGGGGCTTGAGTTCGTCGTTTGATATCGATGCTCCGATAACAATTGAACGGCTTGGACATAGTGCACATTGTGACTTGTCTGACGGCGAACAGAAGGAGATACGCCGGCCTTTGAATCCGAAGACCGAAGCATTGCGGTGGCGAGAGAATCCTCTCGACTCATCGCTGGAGTAAAGATTAGTCGGAAGGAAAGGACCACCGGAAGAAGCACAACAAAGAGTCCTCGTCTTCGTCGTACCGTCTGTCGAGTTCGCCTTCCTCCCACTATCCAAATAACACGAGCAAATGAACAATACATAGAACAGTGAAACATGACCACAAGAGTGAAGGAGAGGAGTAGCTTTGTCGAGAAGGCCCAGCGCCGGCGAGATGCGCCGTTGCCGGCGCCGAGGTAAATAGATCTGGTTTGTGTCTCGAGCACCGTGCCTGGGAGAGTCTTAGGGTTTTCTCCCAATGGATTTGCTCTGTTTAATCTCCAAAAATAGATGAAAATAGCTTCTAGTACTTCTATATTTGGAAGCGGCAACAGTAACGGTCTAATTACCGTGTAATGGACATTTATATAACTCAGTAACACCTTCACGTGTTCCAATTTGTTCCATAAGCTTCAAGACTCAACAAAATCAgttaataataaagaaaacattGCCCTATCGTTTAATCCAAATGGGGAGAAACCAAGGCTGGTGTTTGTTTGTGGCGGCGGCTGTGGTCGCAGCATTGTTACCATCATCAACCATGGCGGGTCGTCTGGAGCTAAAGAACGAAATCTCGGGGGTGACTGGTGTCCGGAAATTGAAGCTGGCCGTGCGGTGCTGGTCGAACGAGGACGACCTAGGGTGGGATACGCTAAAGCCAATGCAATCACGGGTATGGAAGTTCACGACAATGAACATGTGGCCTTTCCAGAAAACCGAGTTCCGGTGCCAGTTTCGTAGCGGGTTTGGAACAACGAGCCAAGACGTGGTGACAGTGTTCTCTGTCCAGAGCGGGTTCAGGAAAGAGTGCGGAGACGGAGGCGACGAGTGCATTTGGGTAGCGAAGAGAGATGGTTTCTATCAAAGAAGGATCGTAAGGGATGAGAATGGTCGTAAGAGCTTTGTTGATATACTCAAAAGCAAATGGGTTTGGAAATGGTGATTAATTCAATacttttatacaatttttaatcaaaaacatTCATTATACGGGTTAAATCCACGTGATAACATTGTTATAGCATATGGCTATAACCACTAAACTACATGTTTAGATCTTAccaatcaatatttttattcattttcttaCCTCTTTTTGTTAGACTGGGACGTTAGTTTATTGACACAGATACACATGGGGTTATATAAATACACACATAAGTATACATGAAGATTTACGATACTATAGAGAAAGCCGTAGCATTCGTTATTTCATATCgtatattacaaaaatagtGTGGGTGATCTCTAATCCTGAGTAAAAAACCACTAAAATTAGTTTTGATGTAAAACAACACCCGGCGTAAACTTTTTTGGTTTCAATTTCTGTTGGAAACAAAATTACTATTGTTTGGTTGGGTTTCGATCTACACAGTTTACATAATAGTTTCGAAACAGACAATTTGATTATTCCTTGATATACGGAAAAATATTCCAAACTCGGATCAAGTAGAACGATATCCGATTCactctataataatattaaaggGGTTTTTAAAGGCTGAACGAAATCAGTCGATATGACATatgaaaaggtaaaaaaacaTCCGCATTACaagttttagttaattttctaaaatcaacatgataaaaaatttgaatggatatttcaaatttaacaaACTTAActcattattatattaatttttaataaatttattaagaatCTTGCAATACAGATGTTATAGAGCTTTAATAAATTGCAAGTTTGCTGGTTAAGAAAAACATTTCATAAACAATAATAAGAAAAAGTCTTTGCTGAGttctttttcttaaaagaaAGTGACCAAGAGAAAGTCCACGAAACGCGCGTCTTCCGCGCGTATGGAAAGTTGTCATCTGTATCAAATATCTTCCTTCCAGAACAGAACAAAAACATAACTCGGCCGCTTCAGTCATGAAAGATGTCCGAGTTGTCTCGACGTGGACCGATCTAACTCGTGACTCAGCTGTTTACTTGCTATTCACGTTTTCCGCCATCAAAGTCTCCCACTTTATCTACCGTTGCTTTCAATCATCCGAAACGTCATCGTTCTCGATGGAGACTCACCCGGAAGCTCTCAGACGAGAGCGGATTCTCTCCAGCAAACTCTACTTCAACGTCCCCGAATCAAAGGTTTCGATCATCTATTCATCAGCATACGACATCTCGTTCATGGGGATTGAGAAGTTGTGAGTGTATACCCAAATCTTTGACCAATTCTAAGAAACTATGTTGAATCTTGAAGGATTCTTGTAAATTAGAATCATTCTTGTTATCTGATACGCGTGCTAGGCATCCGTTTGATTCAACCAAGTGGCGTAGAGTTTGCAAGTTCCTTGTTTCTGATGGGTTCTTGGAGGAGAAATCAATCGTTGAGCCTCTAGAAGCTTCCAACAGTGATCTTCTAGTGGTACTTACTTGACTTCTCTCTTACATGTCTGAactatacatgtatatattagTTGATCAAATCTTCTTTActtggaatgttttttttttttgcttgaatTCATGTTTGGTCATTAGTCACATGGTTCTCACCTTTTTATATAATCAGGTACATTCGTTGAACTACTTAAACAGTTTGAAAAGCAGTGCAACTGTCGCTAGGATAACAGAGGTGATGATGTCTAAATTTTCTTTTGGGTCCATTGAATAaatgtatttgaatttttttgtgtaCTAAACTTTCTCCTGTTATAGGTTCCACCAGTTGCTTTCTTCCCAAACTTTCTTGTACAGCAGAAGGTTCTTAGCCCCTTCCGGAAGCAGGTTGGTGGGACTATTCTAGCAGCTAAACTTGCAGTGGAACGTGGATGGGCAATAAACGTAGGAGGAGGTTTTCATCATTGTACTGCTGAAAGAGGAGGCGGGTTTTGTGCTTTTGCTGATATTTCTCTTTGTATTCACTTTGCTTTTCTTCGTCTAAGCATCTCCAGGTAACTAATTCTGTAGGAGATAATCATTTTTCCAACAAATGGAATTAACTGTTTTAGTTATTGACATTGTTGAAACTCGGACAGGGTTATGATAATAGATCTTGATGCTCATCAAGGGAATGGCCATGAAACAGATCTTGGGGATGATAGTATgagaaacttttttgttttgtatgttATGATCCTTTGCTTTACTGGTGTTTGGTATGTtgataacagttttttttttggtgtgcaGGTCGTGTTTACATTCTGGATATGTACAATCCTGAGATATACCCTTACGTAAGCTAACATTCTTGGAACTTTTCTCTTTGGAAGTCATTTATTTTACATTCCTCTTAGTGCAGTTTCAGTCTTATGGCTTTTGTGTTTGCATTCAACACTTTTTTGCTTCCAGGATTATAGTGCTAGAAGATTTATCGATCAGAAGGTTGAAGTGAGGGTAAGCAAAgcatttcttctctcttgtcATTTGATGTCACATTATATACTATAGTTATGTTGTCCTTTGTATGACAGAGCGGGACCAGCACTGATGAGTATTTGAGGAAGCTAGATAAAGCGCTTGAGGTATGCATTCCTTTAGTCTCTTGTTTCTTGGTGACGATAGATTAGGATCATGGTAGCTATATGAAGCTGAAAGCTAGAAACTTGGTTCCTCTAAAAGGCATGATTAGTAGTAGTTATCTATGTGGTCTTAAGAGATAAACTTATGATGGTTGCTTTTAACTCCTCAGGTTGCTTTCCTAAACTTCCAACCAGAGATGGTAGTTTACAATGCTGGAACCGATATCTTAGACGGAGACCCTCTGGGGCTTCTAAAGGCAAGCTATACACTACAGATTTATCATCATCTTTCTATATGAGCAGAATGTCTCTAACTTGGTGACACTCCTGGTGCAGATAAGCCCTGATGGTATAACAAGTAGAGACGAGAAAGTCTTCAGAGTTGCAAGGGAGAGAGAGGTTCCTGTTGTGATGCTGACTTCAGGTGAGAAACTAAACACCAACATAACCAAAATGCATGCCTTTTGAGTAATGTGTTTATAACAGCTTACATCAACTTATGTGCAGGCGGGTACATGAAGTCCAACGCCAGAGTTATTGCGGATTCCATAGAGAATCTCTCACGTCAAGGGTTAATCAAGACACAACTGGACTCAGCTTCCACGTGAAACTGTTCTCAAGAGCCAAAGCAGCTATGCTAGAGCTTCTATGCGTTGTATACATGTGAATACATAACCGTCTTGTCTTGTGTGTAATGTGTTCTTTTTCATTCCAAACTCAACATATAGTGATGAATTTTGCAGCTTTCTTATGGTGAAAAATGCACAATTAACTTCtcattaataaacaaaagaatgcATTTGACAATTTGCTTttaagaaaaccaaaataagTAATAGATTATATTCCTTTACCTCATCTCTAGGAGGAACTATGTTCAtagctaaaaataaaaatgaatcctgTCTCTTCACTCATTATTTCCCTTACCTAGTTTACATCTTGATCAAAAGTAATATATGTAGTCCAATGTATTGAACTACTCAACCACATCATCTCACTAGAGTTTGGTGTGCTAGTACTTCAATAGATTGGACTACATACATTACACTTCACCAAGACATTTctccaacaaacaaaaaacacaacACAAAACCAACTATTCATCCAGAGATTCTCAATAGGTTT includes:
- the LOC106348753 gene encoding histone deacetylase 2, encoding MKDVRVVSTWTDLTRDSAVYLLFTFSAIKVSHFIYRCFQSSETSSFSMETHPEALRRERILSSKLYFNVPESKVSIIYSSAYDISFMGIEKLHPFDSTKWRRVCKFLVSDGFLEEKSIVEPLEASNSDLLVVHSLNYLNSLKSSATVARITEVPPVAFFPNFLVQQKVLSPFRKQVGGTILAAKLAVERGWAINVGGGFHHCTAERGGGFCAFADISLCIHFAFLRLSISRVMIIDLDAHQGNGHETDLGDDSRVYILDMYNPEIYPYDYSARRFIDQKVEVRSGTSTDEYLRKLDKALEVAFLNFQPEMVVYNAGTDILDGDPLGLLKISPDGITSRDEKVFRVAREREVPVVMLTSGGYMKSNARVIADSIENLSRQGLIKTQLDSAST
- the LOC106350706 gene encoding S-protein homolog 13-like; this translates as MGRNQGWCLFVAAAVVAALLPSSTMAGRLELKNEISGVTGVRKLKLAVRCWSNEDDLGWDTLKPMQSRVWKFTTMNMWPFQKTEFRCQFRSGFGTTSQDVVTVFSVQSGFRKECGDGGDECIWVAKRDGFYQRRIVRDENGRKSFVDILKSKWVWKW